CTCTTAAAATCAAAGTTTTCCTCTGGCAGCTCTCGCATAATAAGTTGCATTCAGGAGTTGCTCTTAAGCATAGAGGTTGGAAGGGGGATCCTTCCTGCTGCTTATGTAGGCAAAAGGAAACTACCACTTATATTTTCTTCTCCTGCTCTCTTGCCCGTTTTGTCTGGTCCTGTTTGGGCGATGCCTTTGGGTGGGATCATATCCCAACATCTTTGGATGATCTGCAAGGGTGCAGGCTCTCCAAGTTATTTGGCACGTACACACGCCTTGGCTTCCTCTTTTTTGCAGGCTTTACCTAGGCTATTTGGAAGACCCGCAACAAAATGGCGATTGAGAGAACCTTCCCAAGCAATCCAATTGACATCATTTATACTGGTCTCTCCTTTGTACAGAAATGGTGCCATCTACTGAAGTCATCTGATCAAGGAAGGCTAAAGACTGGCGTGGAGATTCTGAAGAGTTGGCTGAGCAACTATTCTCCTATCGCCGTGTCGAGCTCAAACATTTCTTTCTTGTAATCTTTGTTTCGTTGGACCTATACTTCTCTGGTTAACTGGTGTCCCCAGTTGGTTGTATTAGACGTTATTGCTTTCAATATAAGCAGAGATGTttctcattcaaaaaaaaagaagctcaTGAAGGGGAAGACAACGTCATAGTACCCTGACTTACctatctccccccccccccccaccctgaTTTGAGTTCAACTGGGAAGACTCCAACTACACGTGCTTGGTTACAGGAAAATTCCAGTATGCCATGCTCAATGACGACGATCCCTCATCGTTCCCATCCATCATACCTCCATATGGACATTCCTCGACCACAAGCAAAGGTGTGAACCCCTAATATCGGCAAACCCTAGCGAACCATCCTCCATTAGCATGATCACAAAAACCCCCTTGCATGTGTCATACTGGCGCACACGTTCATGGTGGATAGCCGATTCTTGcccacactactagaaaacttCACATTCATCCAAGGCACTTAGTACCAGGCACGGTTTCAACCGAACGTTCACATTTAGTACCGAGTCTAAGCAACAGTGCACTGGCACACATAGTACCGACCAGGTGGTACCGGGCAGGGAGCCGGTAACTGAGGGTtcccacccggtactaatataatGCCGCGTTTTCTAGCAGTGGAAGCCTGAAGTAGATAGCATGCATCTCCAATAAGCGTAATCGGTCTCCAAGCGATATGTGTACAGTTAAGTCAAGTTTTTTGTAAACAGCAATTAGATATGTACTGGAACGGGCTACTGAGCGGCCGGGGCaaattcatcatcttcttcacagCCACTTCcggacatattcaggaacgaatcagcagTTCGGGTCTCTTATGCACAAAATTGTTCATAGTTGGTCCTAGTACCTTTGTTTATTGCATCCATAATGTATCTTTCGGCGGTTCGCATGAGgagtccatccttaactgaaaccctAACCTTTAGTAATCAAATAAAGATAAAGTTAGAGAGTGTGTTTGTATATGCGTGTTAGAGTGTGTGTATgtgtcagagagagagagagagagcaagatTGTGAGAGAGCAAGAGTATGTGTGTGTTATTTAACAATAACAATGACACCATACACCTACTCTGCAAGTTTTTTTACATACCAATAGCAGCCTCTACTTTTTACAACATTCTCGAAATATTCTGTATTACAAGTCAATTGGATGTAGAggtataaaatttgaatttctcaACCTCCATCACACCCAACGCGACACCCAACACTGAACCTCAGATCCAGGGTCATGTTTCCCTCTTAAACTTCTCATCATCTTCAAGTACACCAAGCCCTATCAAAGCCGTGCCTTCAACAACATCCTCAGTTTTAACCTTCACCATCATCAAGGACTGAAGGTCATATGTGGGCTCTTTATTCTTACGCTCAATTCAACTTCAAGATCTTCAATCTGACTTCCACGATCGTGAGGCGGAGGTAACGATCCTCTCAAACCTGTCCTTTAGTACCACCCTGCAACCTTCGCCCGTGCTTCGGGAAACATGGTCTCCCAACAGTTGGATGGCCAGACTTCTAGAATCCTTCTTCAGCTTCACCGCCCTAGTGTTAATGGCTTATGATCATTTACTCACATGAATGTGATagaaaaattattttattttagtgTAGCCCCTACCAATACCCTTATTGTAACTATCTTCGTGATGTTTCAATAAAATATattctcatatatataggcaaaTATGTTCACAGAATTAGCAGTCTATAACTATATTATCTTTCTCATCATGATAACCAGAGTATAACCTCATGATTAAAAACAAAAATGACCATTGTTGCGCAGTtattgaaaataattcttgatGTACATTCTTAAATGGGGTAAGTCATCCCCAGAATAGTTGTCCATTATACTGCCAACGTGGCGAGTGCCAAATTTCCTCTGGGTGCCTAGATTTATGTCGTGAGCATTGCACCACAGCATTAGCAAATAAAGCACTTGGTATTTCTTAATTTAACAATAACAATGACACTATACACAACTTGGCACTGCCAGCTTTGGCAGTTGGGCTGACCCTGTGGAGGACCTGTGAGTATAGTTATTGGCAATATGCATATTCGATCTATATGATGGAAATGTTGATTCTCCATCAAAATCATGAGCTCTTGTGAAACGAACTGGCTTTCCGAAAGAAGAACCTGACtctctgtatcgtcgtgatagtcccttgATCAGTAGCTATTACATACAGAACGCATTTTAGATACATATTACAATCATATATCGCGTTAAATCACAACAAGGATTTAAATATTACATAATCCAGAGATTTGTATTACAAGTTTCCTGGTACAACCCACTTGGATTAAAGGGAAGCAAACAGAAAACGAAAGCGATAGCTAAGCTTCTTGGTGTTCTCCTCCACATGCAAACATAAGCATAGCACGAACCGTCCTTAGCTTCATTCATTGTCGCGCTGCTCCCCACCATGCGCCGCCTTAACCAGGCCCTACAGCTCGAGAAGCTAGGTGCGCGTCACCACTCCGCACTACCTGGGCATCCTCGCGACCACCGACGGGATCCCCTCCAACGCCCGCATCCGCCGTGGCTCAACGGCAGCACGGAGGCAGCGACGTGTGGGGGGAGAGAGCaggggccacggcggcgtggaggggaGGCACTGCTGATTGGGCAGACAATGGGTGGCGGATGGCGTGCTCGCCCGCCTGTCCGTGGCTCTAGCGGCAGTGCCACGGGTCGGTGAGGACACTAGGTGTTTTTTATAGTAGAGAAGAGATTGAGGAGTTTAATTATTAAGTGAAAGTATGATCTTTCACTCAACGAATAGACTAACTATGTACAGTCCTCGAATTAAGATTCAAGTAGAAACGTGAACATATATAGGAAGAACTAAAACATGTCTGCCTTTAATTTGCAATGCTTAAACAAGTGCTAATATAATTCTTTTCTTGATGTATGCTGCTAGTACTTTGTAGCGTGCAGCACCATGGTCTCAACAGTGAATCCTGGTCCAAAGCCAACCATCATCCCCCACTCAGCCTCATCTCCTTCCTCATCCATTTGCCGGCGCAGCTCCTCAAGCACAAATATCACCGTCGCAGAGAGCATGTTCCCGTACTCTCTCACCACAGTCCGGCTCGCCGCCAGCTTCCTTGGCTCCAGCCCAAGAACCGAATCGATGTGGTCCAAGATCCCAAGGCTGCCGGGATGGACTGCCCAGAAGAGGTCGTTCCACTTCCACTCGACGCCACTGACGGCGAGCGGCCTAAACGCATCACGCAGGCAGCCCTCGAGATTCTGTGCGGCGAACCTCGGCAAGTTGGAGGAGATGTCGCCGTCAATCCCGCCCTCTCCGAGCCTCATGTTAAGCAGCTGCTCCGACCCAGGTATCAGGGCCTGCGAGGTGGACACCATCTCAAAGAGCGGGAGCTCAGCGGGGTGCAAGCCATCCGCGCCGATGATGACCGCGCCTGCGCCATCGCCGAACAGCGCCTGCGGGATGAGGGTGTCGAAGTTGTCCCCTTCGTGGGGGCCACGGAAGGAGGTGATGGTGAGCTCGACGCAGGCCACCAGCACGCGCGCGCCGTGATTGTTCTCAGCGAGGTCCTTGGCCAGGCGTAGCGCGGCGCAGCCGGCCGAGCAGCCGTTAAGCTGGAGCATGCTGCGGCAGACGTTGGGGCGAAGGCCGAGGAGCATGGCCAGCCTGAGGTCCGCACCGGGGGAACGGGCCTCGGCGTTGGTGCTGACAACGAGGTGGGTGATGTCGGTGGCCGGGCGGCCCCATCTCACAATGGCCTtggcggcggccgacgcggcAAGCACAGGAGCAGCCTTAGCGACAATGTCGAGCCTCGCGTCCAGAGCTGAGGGCATCCCGTGGATGAAAGCTGGGTTGGTGTTGAGCAGTTGCTCCGTGTGGTGAAAGAAACGTTTCTTTGGCCCCACTATCCGACCTAATTATTGGAAGGAAGATCGTCATCAAGTCAGAATATGCGAGTTGTTAGtcttttctttcttcaggaACGTTTTAGTTTTTTCACTAAACCAACTTTTCGTAACCAAGTTTATTAGAAGTAAAGAACATATTAGCATCTGCAATATCAAACCAtgtgttagaaatctaggcaattttcggtatattttaattccaaaattaaatgtataaattagcaatatttctatgactttaaggagtaaaataaaacatgtgaacatgtttatacttatcacacatataagcataaacaatataaataaccaaagtttcagggagtaccctaaagcggggccgttgccggaggcattggctgcgctgttaccaactggagtagacatctactcggttggcctcagtcgaagtagtcgaactaaatcggtgcaggaagaagttcgcagtgcaatcccacgaacggtcaccaagatgtagtcgacgtagtcgttcggccaccagaatgtagtcgacgtagtcgttcggctcgtccaccaggaagtagtcgtacaatcgggcaaagccttagtatttttgagcagtcacgctaaagcgttacccaaaaacctgattgcccgcctatcccgtgcaggatctcaaggcgagcaaggtttcggaggcctgctcacgctaattctgtgcgcgcagaaattagcgttggggaactcagttgttgcaactggagagggagaagagaggagcgagttgcctcagtgctctggtgcaggatggatgaggggaatggcactccttatatagtgactcaggtgctcaggatcgttgaacctggacaccatcagagtcatttaggtgatgcggttatggccattaattacagatttaattgcacgtttaatcgcacgattaattgctgtcaacggcaaatagccatcacatcgcaccgcgccgccgcggcgcacgcACCGCACGttcggccggccgcgccgagcctcgccgcggcctcggccatgcccggcccggcccggctcggcgaggcgagcgagcgcgcgcgcgtgtggttcaccgtcctcctaccggcttcacaagtggtgtacaagaagtccaccttttaagtcggttgagatcctcctcaattcccggtacggaattaaacattgattccctagcattaatagtgggctttaaattcttttaatgctttagaataaatgggccaagcccattactccaacaatccccaccaagaaattcaagccacactagaaatacatTCTCtcatataccagtattcgacagagagtGTTAAGTtcaacttccatctaggacaaaggctacacttattcacaactgtgcaatggactatgccttgaattgccagttttgtgcaaacaagtttgaccagagccctacactggtactaggctgcaaaagcatccccgcggtttggagcttataagtcatactccaggcccttcatgagtttctagagaatacccaattctcatagaccatgaccagtggtcaaactcatataagtgtgttcctttcagatgttctgtaggacaacatctttgtttcaagaaaacaactcatttgtttaaaagaaaccacctggcacacattaaggtatagaccaacctgccatacagattagaagagaaatgcaccttatacacggaatgagcccttttcacaaaggttctcttctcacagtcagactttagtttgtttcaccatcctaattcacgggatctccgatcacataggacaggtttccactatagaatgactcacgtgggtctcaagcccaattccatagatgcattgtctatcacatttcgtgaaagaccctttgtaaactgatctgccagatttttagccgtctgaacatagtccagggctataactccggagttctcaattttctgacagatttcaaccgcctttcacatgtctagatgacttcatgttatcctttgaactattcaccttgacaattaccgtttgattgtcacagttcattaggattgccggtaacggtttttcaactatcggcaagtccataaggagctcacgaagccactcagcctcaacagtggcggtatctaatgctgtgagttctgcttccatagttgacctcgttaagatggtctgcttgcaagacttccaggaaacagctccaccaccaagtgtaaacacatatccacttgtggcctttatctcatcagcatcagaatccaatttgaatcactatacccttctagtacccttgggtacccgttgtagtgaattccatagttcattgtccccttcagatagcgcattactctttcaagacccttccaatgatcatctcccaggtttgaaacaaaccggctcagtttgcttacagcaaacgagatgtcaggtcttgtagcgctcgctaaatacattaatgaaccaatgatctgagaatatctcagctgatctcgcattatccttttgttctttctaagaattaaactggcatcatatggtgttgagacaggtttatagtcgctataacaaagcgacttaacaccttctccacatagtgagactgtgtaagaatcaccccaccattgatcttttaccagctttattaaggataacatcagcttctccagatccttcatctcaaaattttgagataaaaactctttgacttccttaatcacattaaggctagtgccaaagatcagtatgtcatccacatacaagcacaaaatcactccttcagccccaccatagcgatagtacacacatctgtcagcttcgttcacaacaaagccggcagaggtcaaagttctatcaaacttttcatgccactgcttaggcgcttgcttgagaccatataaagattttaataaCTTACAAActattccttcttgaccctttgatacaaacccatccggctgatccatatagatctcctcttctaactctccattgaggaaagccgtcttaacgtccatctgatgaacgagaagaccataagaggctgccaaggaaagtaacactcgaattgtggtcaatcgggcaactggtgaataagtgtcaaaaatcttctccttctttttgtgtataacccttggccacaagcctagccttgtacttttcaatagtaccatctggcctaagcttttcttgaacacccacttgcatccaaccggtttacatccataaggacgttcaacgacctcccaggttcattagacataatagaatccatctcactccttactgcttccttccaatagtcagcatcaggagatgaatatgcctcttcaatggttctgggtgtatcatctatgaggtatacaatgaaatcatcaccaaaagactttacagtcctttgtctcttgctcttctcggagcatcattgttatcctcctcaggattttctacaagtgtatgttcattgtgttctatcggctcagcagagccatcatccttgatgaactcttgcctagatgaacttgtttcatctctcatgggaaaatgttttcaaaaatgtagcatctctggactccattatagtaccaacatgcatgtcaggtactccagatttcactattaaaaatctatatccaacgctgtgaatagcataacctagaaagatacaatccacagttttaggtccaagcttacgtttcttggttattggcacactcacttttgccaaacaaccccatgtacgtaagtatgacagtgttggccttttcttctcccattcctcgaaaggagttatctcttattctttgtaggaacacggtttaggacatgacatgcagtcaatatagcctcaccccaccattccttggaaagtcccgctgtatctaacatggcgttaaccaaatccgttatagtgcggttctttctttcggcaaccccatttgactgaggtgaatagggaggcgtcctctcatgaataataccatgttcctcgcagaataaagtaaataaatttgagaaatactcgccaccacgatctgacctaactcttttgatctttctctcaagttggttttctacttcagctttatagattttaaagtagtgtaaagcttcatcttttgacttcaacaaatagatgtaacaaactctagtactatcatcaatcaaagtcatgaaatattttttaccaccttttgtcaacactccattcattttgcacaaatcggaatgaattaattctaagggtgccaagctccttgcctccgcggtcttatgaggcttacgagtttgttttgattcaacacatacatgacacttagaatttttgacaaaagtgaactttggaattaagctcaaattagctaagcgcatcatacaaccaaaattaacgtgacaaagcctcgaatgccaaacatttgtttcatcaacgttaataacattgtatgcaattttattacaaacatctgacaaagaaagacggaacaaacctccgctttcataactttttccaacaaaagtaccaaacttagacaagatacatttattggactcaaagactaatttgaaaccatctctacacagtagagagccgctgactaacttcttcttgatggtggggacatgctgcacgttcttcagctgcacggtcttccccgaagtaaacttcagatttaccgtaccaacaccaagaacacgcgcatgtgatccgttccccatcagcaaggaggaagtcccgccagtctggtaagaagagaacaaagaagcatcagcacaaacatgaatattagcaccagtgtcaacccaccactcgggtgaaccaaagattgaaagaacagtaggtaataaattaccgtaccccgaagttcctccaggctcgctaataaccatgttggcggagtcgttgcctttgcggttcggacactttgcagcaaagtgatccgtactggcacacacatagcaagctcccgtcttcttcttcttcttaaaagtggttgtcttcttagtctttggttggttctgcggtggctttttcttgttcttatgggagttgttcttctgaacaagattggcacttgaagcaccaacaactcctttcccacgtatgtcctttgctctcgccttctcctcaacctcaagagtccctatgagtccatctattgtgaactcatgtctcttatgttttagagaagtagcaaagtccctccaagaaggtggcagcttagagattatacctccagccacaaacttattgggtaacacacatggggactctttgctgcaatttttgagatcttttgccagagtatgtatttcatgagcctgttccactacagaacggtcttcgaccatcctgtactcaaggaactgctccatgatatacagctcactcccggcgtcagatactccatattgagcctcaagagcatcccacaaagctttgccagttggcagccagatataagaatccaccagggtatcaccgagaacactaatgatcaagcctcgaaagaggatatcagcctcatcgaacgcactcccttcctctggagagaattgttcaggcttaccctctttcacatggatcactctcgatagtgttaaccacagtataagccgctcttgccaacgtttgtaatttgaaccatcagaaggtgatggtttgattgatgcagcaaagctagataccgaaagcctattaacacaatcaggttttggattgttagaaatctaggcaattttcgatatattttaattccaaaattaaatgtataaattagcaatatttctatgactttaaggagtaaaataaaacatgtgaacatgtttatacttatcacacctataagcataaacaatataaataaccaaagtttcagggagtaccctaaagcggggccgttgccggaggcattggctgcgctgttaccaactggagtagacatctactcggttggcctcagtcgaagtagtcgaactaaatcggtgcaggaagaagttcgcagtgcagtcccacgaacggtcaccaagatttagtcgacgtagtcgttcggccaccagaatgtagtcgacgtagtcgttcggctcgtccaccaggaagtagtcgtacaatcgggcaaagccttagtatttttgagcagtcacgctaaagcgttacccaaaaacctgattgcccgcctatcccgtgcaggatctcaaggcgagcaaggtttcggaggcctgctcacgctaattctgtgcgcgcagaaattagcgttgggaactcagttgttgcaactggagagggagaagagaggagccgagttgcctcagtgctctggtgcaggatggatgaggggaatggcactccttatatagtgactcaggtgctcaggatcgttgaacctggacaccatcagagtcatttaggtgatgcggttatggccattaattacagatttaattgcacgttaatcgcacgattaattgctgtcaacggcaaaatagccatcacatcgcaccgcgccgcgccgcgccgcgccgcacgtccggccggccgcgccgcgcctcggcctcggcctcggccatggcccggcccggcgaggcgagcgagcgcacgcgcgcgtgtggttcaccgtcctcctcttaccggcttcacaagtggtgtacaagaagtccaccttttaagtcggttgagatcctcctcaattcccggtacggaattaaacattgattccctagcattaatagtgggctttaaattcttttaatgctttagaataaatgggccaagcccattactccaacaccaTGCACtaccaaa
This portion of the Panicum virgatum strain AP13 chromosome 2N, P.virgatum_v5, whole genome shotgun sequence genome encodes:
- the LOC120658676 gene encoding bisdemethoxycurcumin synthase-like, which encodes MASTSLAAVRKIRRAQRADGPAAMLGIGTANPAYYVLQDEFPDYYFHITKMEHLTDLKDTFSKLCRIVGPKKRFFHHTEQLLNTNPAFIHGMPSALDARLDIVAKAAPVLAASAAAKAIVRWGRPATDITHLVVSTNAEARSPGADLRLAMLLGLRPNVCRSMLQLNGCSAGCAALRLAKDLAENNHGARVLVACVELTITSFRGPHEGDNFDTLIPQALFGDGAGAVIIGADGLHPAELPLFEMVSTSQALIPGSEQLLNMRLGEGGIDGDISSNLPRFAAQNLEGCLRDAFRPLAVSGVEWKWNDLFWAVHPGSLGILDHIDSVLGLEPRKLAASRTVVREYGNMLSATVIFVLEELRRQMDEEGDEAEWGMMVGFGPGFTVETMVLHATKY